From one Butyricimonas faecihominis genomic stretch:
- a CDS encoding YitT family protein, which yields MGFVTKEKLFSKDFFITYGWLLGGCFMFALGAVLFAEPYGFAPGGTYGLSMVFHHLWGWETEIAALCMDVPLLLLGIYFLGGMFGVKTIICTFAIPAFMRLIHYVYGYDALLEPGITDRTMLNEQLLSAIFGGIVYGIGIGMIFKARATSGGSDIISMILNKYTHISLGTLVIIVDCTITLSTVVAFGDWRLPMYSWIIVFIEGKVIDLIVEGASVHKTLMIVTKEMETVKNIILNDINRGATILPAVGAYKGESREIIYTILTRREMMILRHRIREIDPEAFINVIDSREILGKGFKSLDEE from the coding sequence ATGGGATTTGTAACTAAGGAGAAATTATTCTCTAAGGATTTCTTTATCACCTACGGATGGTTGTTGGGTGGTTGTTTCATGTTCGCGTTAGGTGCGGTATTGTTTGCGGAGCCTTATGGTTTTGCTCCCGGGGGAACATACGGTCTGTCCATGGTCTTTCATCACTTGTGGGGCTGGGAAACTGAGATCGCTGCCCTTTGTATGGATGTGCCTTTGTTGTTGTTGGGAATTTATTTCCTAGGAGGAATGTTTGGTGTGAAAACCATCATCTGTACGTTTGCTATTCCGGCATTTATGCGTTTGATTCACTATGTTTACGGTTATGATGCTTTGCTGGAACCGGGAATTACTGACCGGACGATGTTGAATGAACAATTACTGTCAGCTATTTTCGGCGGTATTGTTTATGGTATTGGTATCGGTATGATCTTCAAGGCTCGGGCTACTTCCGGGGGATCGGATATTATTTCCATGATTTTGAACAAGTATACCCATATTTCTTTGGGTACGTTGGTTATTATCGTGGATTGTACGATTACTTTGTCAACCGTGGTGGCTTTCGGAGACTGGCGTTTGCCCATGTATTCTTGGATTATCGTGTTCATCGAAGGTAAGGTGATTGACTTGATCGTGGAAGGTGCTTCTGTCCACAAGACATTGATGATCGTCACGAAAGAGATGGAAACGGTGAAAAATATCATCTTGAATGATATTAATCGTGGAGCTACGATTTTACCGGCTGTCGGTGCTTATAAGGGTGAATCTCGCGAGATTATTTACACGATTTTAACTCGTCGTGAGATGATGATCTTACGTCACAGAATTCGTGAGATTGATCCGGAGGCTTTTATAAATGTGATCGACTCCAGAGAGATATTAGGAAAAGGATTCAAGTCGTTAGATGAAGAATAA
- a CDS encoding efflux RND transporter permease subunit — MSIYNTAVNKPISTLMVFLAIMVLGVASYIQLPVDQYPKMDPPYITVMATYPGANAADIEENVAKILEDQLNSVDDLKEMTSTSYDNLAVISLEFEWEVNLDEASNDVRDAVDKAMNNLPDDIDRPTIMRFNTSMMPILIYAVTAEESYPGIDKILDDKLITRLNRVDGVASVNIAGSPVRVVYVDLDPNKLDAYNLTLEQIGNKILTENRDISSGNVKMGDMDYTLRVEGEFDESDQIKNLVLGTQNNKTIYLHDVATVRDTLKDITLEQTINRGNGGVLMVTKQTDANAVAVANQAKKEIEKAMKELPSDIKFQIISDNSDFIVKSINNLQESLMYALIFVVLVVFLFLGRWRATFIIALTIPISLIVAFIYLFATGESLNVISLSSLSIAIGMVVDDAIVVLENITKHIDRGSRPREAAKYGTNEVWLSVIVTTLVTVAVFFPLTLVTGMTGILFKQLGWIVCITVCTSTVTAISLTPMLSSQLMKIQDNTDTGKFSFYHFVSKMLDKLDFAYEKLIRWVLRHKTVTIVSMFALFFASLTLAKLIKTDFMPQNDQNYMSVYAKMQSGQRVEVTKKVALDIDSIIRAEIPEITLINLSYGSEEEASFASMMNSTGNNILNMRLRTLDLKERSRSVFEIADQVRGILKRFPDILQYTVTTSSGGSMGGNSVDVEIMGHDFNTTTNLAHTIAEQARKIPGAEDIKISRDEDKSELQIVLDQDKLARHGLSTADVGSYLRNRIYGYRNSKFKEDGEEYDIIVRLDEKYRSSITDVENILITDGKGQKVRLKELGEIKEYFSPPNIERKSKQRILKVSITPAAGVALGEIAGAAQALIDNMEDIPQDVTMYIGGSFEDQQESFGSLSMLLLLSLMLVYIVMAAQFESFKMPFIIMLAIPFAFTGVILALLLTNTTLSIVAALGAVMLVGIVTKNGIVLIDFINLMRERGIRLYDAIAMACRSRLRPVLMTSLTTILGMVPMAISVGEGSETWRPMGIAVIGGMVFSTIITMIIVPAVYAAMDKSGSRDKKKILSKQFKFMADFDPERDLPKKK; from the coding sequence ATGAGTATATATAATACAGCGGTCAACAAACCCATTTCAACCTTAATGGTTTTCCTCGCCATCATGGTATTGGGTGTTGCCTCCTATATACAATTGCCGGTGGACCAGTATCCAAAAATGGACCCACCTTACATCACGGTAATGGCGACCTATCCAGGAGCCAACGCTGCCGATATTGAAGAGAACGTAGCGAAGATTCTGGAAGACCAGTTAAACTCGGTGGACGACTTAAAAGAAATGACCTCCACCTCTTATGATAACTTGGCGGTAATTTCACTAGAGTTTGAATGGGAAGTGAATTTGGATGAAGCATCCAATGACGTACGGGATGCCGTGGATAAAGCCATGAATAATCTTCCGGATGACATTGATCGCCCGACGATCATGCGTTTTAATACTTCCATGATGCCGATTCTTATTTATGCAGTAACAGCTGAAGAATCCTATCCTGGTATTGACAAGATTCTAGATGATAAATTAATTACTCGCTTGAACCGGGTAGACGGTGTTGCATCTGTAAACATTGCCGGTTCTCCGGTACGCGTTGTCTACGTAGACCTCGATCCCAATAAACTAGATGCTTATAACCTAACTCTAGAACAAATCGGGAATAAAATCCTAACAGAAAATCGGGATATCTCTTCCGGTAACGTGAAGATGGGAGATATGGACTACACGTTGCGTGTTGAAGGTGAATTTGATGAAAGTGATCAAATCAAGAACCTTGTATTAGGAACCCAAAACAACAAAACCATCTATTTACATGATGTTGCAACCGTCCGTGATACCTTGAAGGATATCACATTGGAGCAAACGATTAATAGAGGAAATGGTGGCGTTTTGATGGTAACCAAACAAACCGATGCCAACGCCGTAGCCGTGGCTAATCAAGCCAAAAAAGAGATCGAGAAAGCAATGAAAGAATTGCCTTCAGATATCAAGTTCCAGATCATCTCGGATAATTCCGATTTTATCGTGAAATCCATCAATAACCTGCAGGAATCTTTAATGTACGCTTTGATCTTCGTGGTCTTGGTCGTATTCTTATTCTTGGGACGATGGAGAGCGACATTCATTATTGCCTTGACCATCCCGATCTCTTTGATCGTAGCCTTTATCTACCTGTTCGCAACGGGAGAATCGCTCAACGTGATTTCGTTGTCCTCCCTCTCCATTGCAATCGGTATGGTGGTGGACGATGCGATTGTAGTACTTGAAAATATCACAAAACACATCGACCGAGGTAGCCGTCCGAGAGAAGCAGCCAAATACGGTACGAACGAGGTTTGGTTATCTGTAATTGTAACTACCCTTGTAACTGTAGCCGTGTTCTTCCCGTTGACATTGGTAACCGGAATGACCGGTATCCTGTTCAAGCAATTAGGTTGGATCGTTTGTATCACCGTATGTACCTCAACGGTAACCGCTATTTCGTTAACACCGATGCTTTCATCTCAGTTGATGAAAATTCAGGATAACACGGATACGGGTAAATTTAGTTTCTACCATTTTGTATCCAAAATGTTGGATAAACTTGATTTTGCCTACGAAAAGCTCATCCGCTGGGTTCTTCGTCACAAAACGGTTACGATTGTTTCCATGTTTGCTTTGTTCTTTGCATCATTAACCCTTGCAAAATTGATCAAAACAGACTTCATGCCTCAGAATGACCAGAACTACATGAGCGTGTATGCCAAGATGCAGTCCGGACAGCGAGTTGAGGTAACTAAAAAAGTGGCTTTGGACATCGATTCCATCATTCGTGCAGAAATCCCGGAAATCACGTTGATCAACTTGTCATACGGTAGTGAAGAGGAAGCCTCTTTTGCTTCTATGATGAACAGTACTGGTAATAACATCTTAAACATGCGTCTAAGAACTCTCGACTTAAAAGAACGTAGCCGCAGTGTTTTCGAGATCGCTGACCAAGTCCGCGGAATTTTAAAACGTTTTCCTGATATTCTCCAATACACGGTAACCACATCGAGTGGGGGGTCAATGGGAGGTAATAGTGTCGACGTAGAAATTATGGGACATGATTTCAACACGACTACAAACTTAGCTCACACAATTGCGGAACAAGCTCGAAAGATTCCAGGAGCTGAAGATATCAAAATCAGCCGGGATGAAGATAAGTCCGAATTACAAATTGTTCTAGATCAAGATAAATTGGCCCGTCATGGGTTAAGTACAGCAGATGTTGGAAGCTATTTACGTAACCGCATTTACGGGTACCGTAATAGCAAATTTAAAGAAGATGGTGAAGAATATGATATTATCGTTCGTCTGGATGAGAAATATCGTTCGTCTATTACCGATGTTGAAAACATCCTGATTACCGATGGTAAAGGACAAAAAGTACGTCTGAAAGAACTTGGAGAAATCAAAGAATATTTCTCTCCGCCAAATATCGAGCGTAAGAGTAAACAACGTATCCTAAAAGTTTCGATTACTCCGGCTGCAGGTGTTGCTTTGGGAGAAATAGCAGGTGCTGCTCAAGCTCTTATCGATAACATGGAAGATATTCCACAAGACGTAACAATGTACATCGGTGGTAGCTTCGAAGATCAACAGGAATCATTCGGCTCATTGAGTATGTTGCTACTCCTGTCCTTGATGCTGGTATACATCGTGATGGCAGCACAGTTCGAGTCATTCAAGATGCCGTTTATCATCATGTTGGCTATCCCGTTCGCATTCACCGGTGTAATTTTGGCATTATTGCTCACGAACACGACATTAAGTATTGTTGCCGCCTTAGGAGCTGTCATGCTGGTTGGTATCGTTACGAAGAACGGTATCGTGCTAATCGACTTTATCAACCTGATGCGTGAACGGGGAATCCGCTTGTACGATGCAATCGCTATGGCTTGTCGTTCTCGTTTACGCCCGGTATTGATGACGTCATTAACCACAATCTTAGGTATGGTGCCGATGGCAATCAGCGTTGGCGAAGGTTCTGAAACTTGGAGACCGATGGGTATCGCCGTAATCGGTGGTATGGTATTCTCCACGATTATCACGATGATTATCGTTCCGGCCGTTTACGCCGCAATGGACAAGAGTGGTAGCCGTGACAAGAAGAAGATTCTCAGCAAACAATTCAAGTTCATGGCTGACTTTGATCCGGAAAGAGATCTTCCGAAAAAGAAATAA
- a CDS encoding efflux RND transporter periplasmic adaptor subunit, producing the protein MVKNLILSIIAIAILAGCSGKKDKTTDSDVVEAIPVKVQKLEKTDIARTLDYAANLEADKQVFYAPAATGRIEKIYVEVGDQIKKGQVLVEMDKTQLVQAEVQLKNLETEYNRAIQLNETGSISKQAYDAAVTQYEVAKANVEFLKENTQMLAPFDGVVTGKYFEDKELYTGASFGGATKPSIIAIEKIDPVKAYVSLSEQYYLTVKPGTKVELKNNIYPDQVFEGKVSIVYPSIDPASRTFTVEVKIPNKNEALRPGMYGTINFFIGNTETVVAPAIAVLKLQGSNDRYVFLNKDGKAKRVGVKLGKRFDDKVELISDEVHEGDELIVVGQGRLVDGSPLSITK; encoded by the coding sequence ATGGTAAAGAATCTCATTTTATCGATTATAGCGATAGCTATCCTTGCCGGTTGCTCAGGCAAAAAAGATAAGACGACAGACAGTGATGTCGTGGAAGCAATCCCCGTTAAAGTACAAAAGTTAGAAAAAACGGATATTGCCAGAACCTTGGATTACGCCGCAAATCTGGAAGCAGATAAACAAGTTTTTTACGCCCCTGCAGCCACCGGAAGGATTGAAAAAATATACGTGGAAGTTGGAGATCAAATCAAAAAAGGACAAGTACTCGTTGAAATGGACAAGACCCAACTGGTACAGGCTGAAGTTCAATTAAAAAACTTGGAAACAGAATATAACCGTGCCATCCAATTAAATGAAACCGGAAGTATCTCCAAACAAGCTTACGATGCTGCCGTAACACAATATGAAGTGGCCAAAGCTAACGTGGAATTCTTGAAGGAAAACACTCAAATGCTCGCTCCTTTTGATGGAGTCGTTACCGGAAAATACTTCGAGGACAAAGAGCTTTACACGGGAGCTTCTTTCGGTGGTGCAACCAAACCTTCTATTATCGCCATTGAAAAGATTGATCCGGTAAAAGCTTACGTAAGTTTATCAGAACAATATTACTTGACCGTGAAACCCGGAACCAAAGTTGAATTAAAAAATAATATTTACCCAGACCAAGTATTCGAAGGGAAAGTAAGTATCGTTTATCCAAGTATAGATCCGGCATCCAGAACTTTCACCGTTGAGGTCAAGATCCCAAACAAAAATGAAGCTCTGAGGCCGGGAATGTATGGCACTATCAATTTCTTTATCGGTAACACCGAGACCGTGGTTGCCCCGGCTATCGCCGTGTTAAAACTACAAGGTTCTAACGATCGTTACGTGTTCTTGAACAAAGACGGTAAGGCAAAACGCGTTGGGGTGAAACTCGGCAAACGTTTTGATGACAAGGTTGAATTAATCAGTGATGAAGTTCACGAAGGCGACGAACTAATTGTTGTCGGACAAGGACGTTTGGTTGATGGCTCACCACTTTCAATTACCAAATAA
- the dnaG gene encoding DNA primase has protein sequence MIDQATIQKIFDAADIYEVVSDFVSLKKRGVNYLGLCPFHNEKTGSFTVSPAKGIYKCFGCGKGGNAVNFIMEHEQMSYVEALKYLAEKYHIPVEEKELTEEQKKEKTERESMLIVSSYANEYFQYQLWNTDEGRSVGLGYLRQRGISDEMIRKFGLGYNPEGWGAFTKTAQEKGYKKEFLVKTGLTIENEKGLFDRFRARVMFPVLDLAGKVIAFGGRTMTADKKISKYLNSPESEIYHKSKTLYGIFFAKKSIVQQDRCILVEGYTDVISFHAKGIENVVASSGTSLTIEQIRLIRRLTPNVTIIYDGDAAGIKASLRGIDLVLEEGLNVRVLLLPDGEDPDSFARSHTPQDLADFIANNETDFINFKTKLLLGTAGDDPVERARLITDIVRSIAKIPDNIVRSVYVRETAHQLDVEERVLYTEIAKVRLKNEEQPSRTPVTTPELQVTTPVRGATPCDIEESVLIRYLLLFGDSELYEEERNGYMRSVSVGEFIIRELSEDDLELLNPVFRTMQQEYQRQYESPSFIPARYFISYPDIKVSTMAANILSEPYELSKIWYKMDSFVETEQMKLGELLPKILDNYKMRRVEMLSRDIDNRILESQNSKDPSQIVELLKRKNAINVIRRKLNEKLGRTGIH, from the coding sequence ATGATTGATCAGGCTACCATACAGAAAATTTTTGATGCGGCGGATATATACGAGGTGGTTTCCGATTTCGTGAGTTTAAAAAAGCGAGGTGTGAACTATCTTGGGTTATGTCCGTTTCATAACGAGAAGACAGGTTCGTTCACCGTTTCCCCGGCAAAGGGCATATACAAATGTTTCGGTTGCGGAAAGGGGGGAAATGCCGTGAATTTTATCATGGAACACGAGCAGATGTCTTACGTGGAGGCATTGAAATATCTGGCCGAGAAATATCATATCCCGGTTGAGGAAAAGGAATTAACAGAGGAACAGAAAAAGGAGAAAACGGAGCGGGAGAGTATGTTGATAGTCTCTTCCTATGCGAACGAGTATTTCCAGTATCAGCTGTGGAACACGGACGAGGGGCGTTCCGTGGGATTGGGTTACTTGCGTCAACGAGGTATCAGTGACGAGATGATTCGCAAATTCGGTTTGGGCTATAACCCGGAAGGTTGGGGGGCGTTCACGAAAACAGCTCAGGAAAAGGGCTACAAGAAAGAGTTTCTCGTGAAGACCGGATTGACCATCGAGAACGAGAAAGGACTTTTCGACCGATTCCGCGCCCGGGTGATGTTTCCCGTGCTTGATTTGGCAGGTAAGGTGATTGCTTTCGGGGGACGAACGATGACAGCCGATAAAAAGATTTCAAAATACCTGAATTCCCCGGAGTCTGAGATATATCACAAGAGTAAAACCCTTTACGGGATATTCTTTGCCAAGAAATCTATCGTGCAACAAGATCGCTGTATCTTGGTGGAAGGATATACGGACGTGATCTCTTTTCATGCGAAAGGAATTGAGAACGTGGTGGCTTCCTCGGGAACCTCTTTGACGATCGAACAGATCCGGTTGATTCGTCGACTAACCCCGAACGTGACAATTATTTATGACGGGGATGCTGCCGGGATCAAGGCCTCTTTGCGGGGAATCGATCTCGTGCTGGAAGAGGGATTGAACGTGAGGGTGCTTTTACTGCCGGACGGGGAGGACCCAGATTCTTTTGCCCGGAGTCACACGCCGCAAGATTTGGCGGATTTTATCGCGAATAACGAGACGGATTTTATAAATTTCAAGACTAAATTATTGCTGGGTACCGCGGGGGATGATCCGGTTGAACGGGCTCGCCTAATCACGGACATCGTGCGAAGTATTGCCAAGATTCCGGATAACATCGTGCGTTCCGTTTACGTGCGGGAAACTGCCCACCAGCTGGACGTTGAGGAACGGGTTTTATATACCGAAATTGCCAAGGTCCGGTTGAAAAATGAGGAGCAGCCGTCTAGGACTCCTGTCACGACACCGGAGTTGCAAGTGACAACCCCGGTAAGAGGCGCTACTCCATGTGACATCGAGGAGAGCGTGCTGATTCGTTACCTGCTTTTATTCGGGGATAGCGAGTTGTACGAGGAGGAACGTAACGGGTATATGCGAAGTGTGAGCGTCGGGGAATTCATCATCCGGGAGCTTAGTGAGGATGATTTGGAATTGTTGAACCCTGTGTTCCGCACGATGCAACAGGAGTACCAGCGTCAGTACGAGTCGCCGTCGTTTATCCCGGCCCGTTATTTTATCTCTTACCCGGATATAAAAGTCAGTACCATGGCTGCCAATATCCTGAGCGAACCTTACGAGTTAAGCAAGATTTGGTACAAGATGGATAGTTTTGTCGAGACGGAACAAATGAAACTTGGAGAACTTCTACCTAAAATACTAGATAACTACAAAATGCGAAGAGTGGAGATGCTCTCTCGGGATATAGATAATCGCATCCTTGAATCACAGAATAGTAAAGATCCTTCGCAAATCGTGGAACTCCTCAAGCGCAAGAATGCCATCAATGTCATTCGTCGTAAACTAAACGAGAAATTGGGGCGTACAGGGATTCATTAG
- a CDS encoding TolC family protein encodes MKQGMTLFLLMFFVPWMLHAQEAPQTISLQQAVEFAIKHNKELQSSQMNIDLYRQKVRESVSQGLPQVNGTVTYSTNFGYKMDFGGQAIKMKDQSNLTVGLQQLLFSGQWILGMQTSKIAVRLTEQEVETTELDIIENIYNSYYTVLVSERMLDILRQNLENMNEIYKHTDNMYKAGTVEVTDVDQIRINVGQLKNSLLSMERTVAVNYNLLRLQLGLETGTPIKLTDALNVFLENDKSARLYVEKFDINNNLSYQLITTQTELNKKMLGLEKWSYAPTISGNYNFNYKILKPALDMSPKHTAGLTMNIPIFSGLQRDSKVKQAKITLEQSYMQKSLLQDQLNVQDEQLKFNLKNAMENYSLQKENIDVATRVLKSYQRKYELGAVSSLDLTQANNNYLQAETNYTEAVLTLLQAQVSLEKLYNQLPR; translated from the coding sequence ATGAAACAAGGAATGACTCTTTTCCTCCTAATGTTTTTCGTGCCATGGATGCTCCACGCACAGGAAGCGCCGCAAACGATATCGCTGCAACAAGCAGTGGAGTTTGCCATCAAGCACAATAAGGAACTGCAATCTTCGCAGATGAATATTGATTTGTATCGCCAAAAGGTACGGGAATCCGTATCACAAGGGTTACCACAAGTCAATGGTACTGTAACTTACAGTACCAATTTCGGCTACAAGATGGATTTTGGCGGTCAAGCAATAAAAATGAAAGACCAGTCTAACCTAACAGTAGGTTTACAACAATTATTATTCAGCGGCCAATGGATTCTAGGGATGCAAACCAGTAAAATCGCTGTACGCCTGACCGAGCAGGAAGTTGAAACCACGGAACTGGACATCATTGAGAATATCTATAATTCATACTACACGGTACTAGTATCCGAAAGAATGCTCGATATCCTGCGTCAGAACTTGGAGAACATGAATGAAATTTACAAGCATACCGATAACATGTACAAGGCCGGAACGGTTGAAGTGACGGACGTGGATCAAATCCGCATTAACGTGGGACAACTGAAAAACAGTTTATTGTCCATGGAGAGAACGGTTGCCGTGAATTACAATTTACTACGTCTTCAACTAGGACTGGAGACAGGTACTCCAATCAAACTCACGGATGCGTTGAATGTATTCTTGGAAAACGATAAATCCGCCCGCTTGTATGTCGAGAAATTCGACATCAATAACAACTTAAGCTATCAGTTGATCACGACTCAAACCGAGTTGAATAAAAAGATGTTAGGATTGGAGAAATGGAGTTACGCTCCCACAATCTCCGGTAATTATAACTTCAACTACAAGATTTTGAAACCGGCATTGGATATGAGCCCGAAACACACAGCCGGCCTCACAATGAATATTCCGATCTTCTCCGGTTTGCAACGGGATTCCAAGGTTAAACAAGCCAAAATCACGTTGGAACAATCTTATATGCAGAAGAGCTTGTTGCAAGACCAGTTGAACGTACAAGACGAACAATTGAAATTCAACTTGAAAAACGCCATGGAAAATTACAGCCTGCAAAAAGAAAACATCGATGTAGCCACGCGGGTGTTAAAAAGTTACCAAAGGAAGTACGAACTCGGAGCCGTTTCCAGTCTGGACTTAACGCAAGCAAACAACAACTACCTGCAAGCAGAAACAAATTACACGGAAGCAGTTCTTACATTATTACAAGCACAAGTAAGCTTGGAAAAATTGTATAATCAACTTCCTCGATAA
- the nadD gene encoding nicotinate (nicotinamide) nucleotide adenylyltransferase: MEQGKEKKSGPVIGLFFGSFNPIHNGHVGIARYLLEKRLCAEVWFVVSPCNPFKVDRFLLPETERFEIVKVAIKGIPGMKACDIEFSMPKPSYTVDTLRVLFDRYPGQQFALIIGGDNVPDFPKWKDHRWIEGHCDIFVYPRLGIITSIEGFTNMTFVDAPLFPLSATEIREMIRKGDDISSLVPSEALSLIWKLYSK; the protein is encoded by the coding sequence ATGGAGCAAGGTAAGGAAAAGAAAAGCGGACCTGTTATCGGGCTTTTTTTCGGATCGTTTAACCCGATTCATAACGGGCACGTGGGAATTGCTCGCTACCTGTTGGAAAAAAGGCTGTGTGCGGAAGTGTGGTTTGTGGTCAGTCCTTGTAATCCGTTTAAAGTAGATCGTTTCCTTTTGCCGGAGACCGAGCGTTTCGAGATCGTGAAGGTTGCCATCAAGGGAATTCCCGGAATGAAAGCCTGTGATATCGAATTTTCAATGCCTAAACCTTCCTACACGGTGGATACCTTGCGGGTTTTGTTTGATCGATACCCCGGTCAACAATTTGCTTTGATCATCGGGGGGGATAACGTACCGGATTTCCCGAAATGGAAGGATCATCGTTGGATCGAGGGACATTGTGATATTTTTGTTTATCCCCGTTTAGGCATTATCACTTCTATTGAAGGATTTACGAACATGACGTTCGTTGATGCCCCTTTGTTTCCATTGTCAGCTACCGAGATCCGGGAAATGATCCGAAAAGGAGATGATATTTCAAGCTTAGTTCCAAGCGAGGCGTTATCATTGATTTGGAAATTGTATTCAAAATAA
- the gmk gene encoding guanylate kinase: MKKKVIIFSAPSGSGKSTIVNYLLAKDLGLEFSVSATCRAPRGEEKHGKEYYFFSTDEFKERIEAGDFLEWEEVYPGCFYGTLKSELERIWKAGHAVVFDVDVVGGVNIKKIFGDQALSVFIKAPSVEVLRQRLIGRGTDSMEKIEQRVAKAEYEMTFADKFDVVIVNDNLDTALAEAEKTVRDFLK, translated from the coding sequence ATGAAAAAGAAGGTAATCATATTTTCAGCCCCCAGCGGATCGGGGAAAAGTACGATCGTGAATTACTTGTTGGCAAAGGATTTAGGATTGGAGTTTTCGGTATCGGCAACGTGCAGGGCGCCCCGGGGAGAGGAAAAACATGGGAAAGAGTATTATTTCTTTTCAACGGATGAGTTTAAAGAGAGAATTGAGGCGGGGGATTTCCTAGAGTGGGAAGAGGTTTATCCGGGGTGTTTCTACGGGACGTTGAAGAGTGAACTGGAGCGAATTTGGAAGGCTGGTCATGCCGTGGTGTTTGACGTGGATGTTGTTGGAGGGGTGAATATCAAGAAAATATTCGGGGATCAGGCGCTATCTGTCTTTATTAAAGCTCCTTCCGTGGAGGTCTTGCGGCAACGGTTGATCGGGCGGGGTACGGATTCGATGGAGAAGATAGAGCAACGTGTGGCTAAAGCGGAGTATGAGATGACATTTGCCGATAAATTTGACGTGGTTATCGTGAACGACAATTTGGACACAGCTTTAGCCGAAGCTGAAAAGACGGTAAGAGATTTTTTGAAATAA
- a CDS encoding TetR/AcrR family transcriptional regulator, which translates to MDENVKQKRELIAAISDLFLRFGLRSTSMDDIANHLKISKKTLYQQFANKDDVVEQVMLYRRDEKIKNTDVNQLAKKNPIVVMSEIRDFMVSDLGSRLPANHFDLRKYHPAVYERVAKQEEESTKKFLVALLDNGIKQELFRKDIDKELQLYLLGKQLHFLKDPEITSKLEYPISVIISTIFINFIYAISTEKGLKEFERLRNTAKRPEDG; encoded by the coding sequence ATGGATGAAAATGTAAAACAAAAAAGGGAGCTTATAGCCGCAATTTCGGATCTTTTCCTGAGATTCGGATTGAGAAGTACCTCCATGGATGATATAGCGAATCACTTGAAAATTTCAAAGAAAACACTCTACCAACAATTCGCCAATAAAGACGACGTGGTGGAGCAAGTGATGTTGTACAGGAGAGATGAAAAAATAAAAAACACGGATGTTAATCAACTAGCCAAGAAAAACCCGATCGTGGTCATGAGCGAAATTCGGGATTTCATGGTGAGTGATTTGGGTAGCCGCTTACCTGCCAATCATTTTGATTTAAGGAAATATCACCCGGCCGTGTACGAAAGAGTAGCCAAGCAAGAAGAGGAGTCAACGAAGAAGTTTCTCGTGGCATTACTGGATAACGGTATAAAACAAGAACTCTTTCGGAAGGATATTGACAAAGAATTACAATTGTACCTGTTAGGCAAACAATTGCACTTCCTGAAAGATCCTGAAATCACCAGTAAGCTTGAATACCCGATTTCAGTAATTATTTCAACGATCTTTATCAATTTTATTTACGCTATATCCACAGAAAAAGGTCTAAAAGAATTTGAACGCCTAAGGAACACGGCAAAACGACCAGAAGACGGATGA
- a CDS encoding PG0541 family transporter-associated protein, whose amino-acid sequence MKKAVFISYNQALTERVAFILDQLQIRGFTQWPLVNGAGTVDGEPRMGTHTWPEMNSATLTIVEEEMVPLILKYVKNLDEVNKENGIRAFVWDITDMY is encoded by the coding sequence ATGAAGAAAGCAGTATTTATATCATATAACCAAGCTTTGACCGAACGGGTTGCTTTTATCCTTGATCAATTACAAATTCGGGGATTCACGCAATGGCCTTTGGTAAACGGGGCAGGAACTGTGGATGGAGAACCTAGAATGGGAACTCACACATGGCCGGAGATGAACTCTGCCACCTTGACTATCGTGGAGGAAGAAATGGTTCCTCTGATCTTGAAATACGTCAAGAACCTCGATGAGGTGAATAAAGAAAACGGTATCCGGGCATTTGTCTGGGATATTACCGATATGTATTAA